A part of Corynebacterium afermentans subsp. lipophilum genomic DNA contains:
- a CDS encoding helicase-associated domain-containing protein codes for MSTFPEFLQSLSDDQLRLLIRTRPDAFFPTPPSAGSLATRLGLPGSASRALRQLTAADLAVLERLADAGAELDPVDAGELGEVAHLRELALVYGPAEALRISPGTLTALPPGWRVTDSLPAGADEALEALPARERKVLETLASSGGVGTTSAAGPDADPASPVAKLLAAGLLVRVDANTVRLPRPVRDAMRGIQPREFPLEAPAVDEVDQAAVDEAATSQGLDAVRQMRQLVMALMDAPVALNKDGTVGVRAAANLEKKLGFDPRLLITIGEAAGLIGRGNVDDEDVLAATRDALTWIDATLSDQWAILMVGWAASPWRADTAAKLLSADMHAPAVRHARLTILRHAGRTDQLLFHAPLEASGFSPRLIQAVVDEAQFVGALAGTPQPAQSSPLLALLGSEDVAAVAKELVPASVDTLIAQGDMTMLAPGPLEPDMASFLERIAELESPGLASVWRVTEASVRRGLDGGLTAEEVHAWLDRHVMGEVPQAIAFLVDDTARTHGAIRAGSALSYIRSADPALIATAAERCGLRVLAPTVAVSDQPLSKLMAQLRAAGMQPTAEDNTGATLNMAPEPALVAATPSTLPRTPKATEEQVEAIVAKLRADSGSDADAGAGDIFETLRAAARARRHVAVGFVDKQGRGRTLTVLPLSVSAGQVDALDEAADHVVRIALPRITKVVLA; via the coding sequence ATGTCTACCTTCCCCGAATTCTTGCAGTCGCTTAGCGACGATCAGCTCCGCCTACTCATCCGCACCCGGCCAGATGCCTTCTTCCCCACCCCGCCCTCGGCTGGGTCGTTGGCCACGCGGCTGGGCTTGCCCGGTTCCGCGTCGCGGGCGTTGCGCCAGCTCACCGCAGCCGACCTGGCAGTGCTGGAGCGCCTCGCCGACGCCGGCGCGGAGCTGGACCCGGTGGACGCGGGCGAGCTCGGCGAGGTGGCGCACCTGCGGGAACTCGCTTTGGTCTACGGGCCGGCGGAGGCTCTGCGGATCTCCCCCGGCACGCTCACCGCGCTGCCCCCAGGCTGGCGCGTGACCGACAGCCTGCCGGCGGGCGCGGACGAAGCGCTGGAGGCGCTGCCCGCCCGCGAGCGCAAGGTGCTGGAGACCCTGGCCTCCTCGGGCGGGGTGGGCACCACCTCGGCGGCCGGGCCCGACGCGGACCCCGCGTCACCCGTGGCGAAGCTGCTTGCGGCCGGTTTGTTGGTGCGGGTGGACGCGAACACGGTGCGGCTGCCGCGGCCGGTGCGCGACGCGATGCGCGGGATCCAGCCGCGTGAGTTCCCGCTGGAGGCGCCCGCAGTGGACGAGGTGGACCAGGCTGCGGTGGACGAAGCCGCGACCTCCCAGGGCCTGGATGCCGTGCGCCAAATGCGCCAGCTTGTCATGGCGCTCATGGACGCCCCGGTCGCTCTGAACAAGGACGGCACCGTCGGCGTGCGCGCCGCGGCGAACCTGGAAAAGAAACTCGGCTTCGACCCGAGGCTATTGATCACCATCGGCGAGGCGGCGGGCCTTATCGGCCGCGGCAACGTCGACGACGAGGACGTGCTCGCCGCCACCCGCGACGCGCTGACGTGGATCGACGCCACGCTTTCGGACCAGTGGGCGATCCTGATGGTCGGCTGGGCCGCCTCCCCGTGGCGCGCCGACACCGCCGCGAAACTCTTGTCCGCGGATATGCACGCGCCCGCGGTGCGCCACGCACGGCTGACCATCCTGCGCCACGCCGGCCGCACCGACCAGTTGCTGTTCCACGCCCCGCTGGAGGCCAGCGGTTTCTCCCCGCGGCTCATCCAGGCGGTGGTGGATGAGGCCCAGTTCGTCGGCGCGCTCGCCGGCACCCCGCAGCCGGCGCAGTCCTCTCCCCTGCTGGCGCTGCTGGGCAGCGAAGACGTCGCCGCCGTGGCCAAGGAGCTCGTGCCGGCGTCCGTAGACACGCTGATTGCCCAAGGCGACATGACAATGCTTGCCCCGGGCCCGCTCGAGCCGGACATGGCGTCGTTTTTGGAGCGCATCGCCGAGCTCGAATCGCCGGGCCTGGCCAGCGTGTGGCGGGTCACGGAGGCGTCGGTACGCCGCGGCCTGGACGGCGGGCTCACCGCCGAGGAGGTCCACGCCTGGCTCGACCGGCACGTCATGGGCGAGGTGCCGCAGGCAATCGCGTTTCTTGTCGACGACACCGCCCGCACCCACGGTGCCATCCGCGCCGGCAGCGCGCTGAGCTACATCCGTTCCGCGGACCCGGCGCTGATCGCCACCGCGGCCGAGCGCTGCGGCCTGCGCGTCCTCGCCCCCACCGTCGCGGTGTCCGATCAGCCGTTGTCGAAGCTCATGGCGCAGCTGCGAGCGGCCGGGATGCAGCCCACCGCGGAGGACAACACCGGCGCGACGCTGAACATGGCGCCCGAACCCGCGCTGGTCGCCGCCACCCCGTCTACCCTGCCGCGCACCCCAAAGGCCACCGAGGAGCAGGTCGAAGCGATCGTGGCCAAGCTGCGCGCCGATTCCGGCTCCGACGCGGATGCCGGGGCCGGCGACATCTTCGAAACGCTGCGGGCGGCGGCCCGGGCGAGGCGGCATGTGGCCGTAGGTTTCGTGGATAAGCAAGGGCGCGGCCGCACGCTCACCGTGCTGCCGCTGAGCGTGAGCGCGGGGCAGGTCGACGCGCTCGACGAGGCCGCCGATCACGTGGTGCGCATCGCCCTGCCGCGCATCACCAAAGTGGTGCTGGCCTAG
- a CDS encoding resuscitation-promoting factor Rpf1 domain-containing protein, whose amino-acid sequence MGRHSKKTTSTGKKALAGTAAVAALAGIVAPQATAAPDSDWDKLAQCESGGNWSINTGNGYYGGLQFNYGTWQAYGGGEFAPTADQATREQQIIIAERTLAQQGWGAWPACSARYGLNSAPTNRDAQAAQAAPAPKPAPAPAPAAAAPAAQTSSNGNETDELYAKLRDAINGLGFQVPATVQDNYAANRNDYNAFYAANQPLVDAALAGDYAKVAQLIGSNFSNQVNDTLASLQQTYLPR is encoded by the coding sequence ATGGGACGCCACTCCAAGAAGACCACCTCCACGGGCAAGAAGGCTCTGGCAGGTACCGCAGCAGTTGCAGCACTGGCAGGCATCGTCGCCCCGCAGGCAACCGCAGCTCCGGATTCCGACTGGGACAAGCTCGCACAGTGCGAGTCCGGCGGCAACTGGTCGATCAACACCGGCAACGGCTACTACGGCGGCCTGCAGTTCAACTACGGCACCTGGCAGGCATACGGCGGCGGCGAGTTCGCCCCGACCGCAGACCAGGCCACCCGCGAGCAGCAGATCATCATCGCCGAGCGCACCCTGGCCCAGCAGGGCTGGGGCGCATGGCCGGCCTGCTCCGCGCGCTACGGCCTGAACTCCGCGCCGACCAACCGCGACGCGCAGGCAGCCCAGGCGGCTCCGGCACCGAAGCCGGCTCCCGCCCCGGCACCGGCAGCTGCAGCACCGGCAGCCCAGACTTCCTCCAACGGCAACGAGACCGACGAGCTGTACGCGAAACTGCGCGACGCCATCAACGGCCTCGGCTTCCAGGTCCCGGCCACCGTCCAGGACAACTACGCCGCAAACCGCAACGACTACAACGCGTTCTACGCAGCTAACCAGCCGCTGGTGGACGCCGCACTGGCCGGCGACTACGCGAAGGTCGCCCAGCTCATCGGCTCCAACTTCAGCAACCAGGTCAACGACACCCTGGCTTCCCTGCAGCAGACCTACCTGCCGCGCTAA
- a CDS encoding cold-shock protein produces MPIGKVKWYDTEKGFGFASNPGDDDVFIGKSVLPDGVDELVAGQRIEFDFAAGRRGPQALRVKVLDEPKRRPVHRRKPEELGSMLADVMTLIETQVQPALTNGRYPDRKEGRQVAGILRAVARELDA; encoded by the coding sequence ATGCCTATTGGAAAGGTGAAGTGGTACGACACCGAAAAGGGCTTCGGCTTCGCGTCCAACCCGGGCGACGACGACGTCTTCATCGGCAAGTCCGTGCTTCCCGATGGCGTGGACGAGCTGGTCGCAGGCCAGCGCATCGAGTTCGATTTCGCTGCCGGCCGCCGTGGCCCGCAGGCGCTGCGTGTGAAAGTGCTCGATGAGCCGAAGCGTCGCCCTGTGCACCGTCGTAAGCCGGAGGAGCTGGGCAGCATGCTGGCGGATGTGATGACCTTGATTGAGACGCAGGTCCAGCCAGCGCTGACCAACGGCCGCTACCCGGACCGCAAGGAGGGCCGCCAGGTTGCGGGGATCCTGCGGGCGGTGGCCCGGGAGCTGGATGCTTAG
- a CDS encoding DUF2771 family protein produces the protein MAPKRAATQQWKVLAIALVGVVVLVGAVYAFMSYQQNKPGTPVRDLEVAVAAAGQTEQVPVYTVCELDVECPGGEPPSMRLPDQGDVTITVPGEIERNSWRLLLIYDDPAANTERVFTSGESGEETVPAVTESGAKLVVAEITTLDIEKGDDGEETPVIATWSVGFD, from the coding sequence ATGGCACCCAAACGCGCAGCAACTCAGCAGTGGAAAGTCCTGGCCATCGCCCTAGTTGGCGTGGTGGTGCTGGTGGGGGCGGTCTACGCCTTTATGAGCTACCAGCAGAACAAGCCAGGCACCCCGGTACGCGACCTCGAAGTCGCCGTGGCTGCCGCCGGGCAGACCGAACAGGTGCCCGTATATACAGTGTGCGAGCTGGACGTGGAGTGCCCCGGCGGTGAGCCGCCGAGCATGCGCCTGCCGGATCAGGGGGACGTGACTATCACTGTGCCCGGCGAGATCGAACGCAACAGCTGGCGCCTGCTGCTCATCTACGACGACCCCGCCGCCAACACCGAGCGCGTGTTCACCTCCGGCGAGTCCGGCGAGGAAACCGTCCCGGCGGTCACCGAGTCCGGCGCGAAGCTCGTCGTCGCAGAGATCACGACCTTGGACATTGAAAAAGGCGATGACGGGGAAGAAACTCCCGTCATCGCCACGTGGTCCGTCGGCTTCGACTAA
- a CDS encoding glutaminyl-peptide cyclotransferase → MGRFTLAATCSALAVLSGCSSPETAGPDTQRLTAHVEERLPFDDTSFTQGLEVAEDGTIYVGTGQEGESRLYTRTPEGDELRSTDLDPEFFGEGITLHDGTVWQLTWQHGTAIKRDAATLEETGRANYAGEGWGLCSRADEDELIFSDGTAELRRMDPETFEERERFTVTMDGQPVEGLNELECAGDEVYANVFTTTNIMRIDADSGKVTAVIDASALDNNAAPDPNNVLNGIAHIPGTEEFYLAGKRWPDMYRVTFKPETAAK, encoded by the coding sequence ATGGGTCGATTCACGCTTGCCGCCACCTGTTCCGCGCTCGCTGTCTTGTCGGGCTGTTCCTCCCCCGAGACCGCGGGGCCGGACACGCAGCGCCTCACCGCGCACGTCGAGGAGCGCCTGCCGTTCGACGACACCAGCTTCACCCAGGGTCTGGAGGTCGCCGAGGACGGCACCATCTACGTCGGCACCGGCCAGGAGGGCGAATCCCGCCTGTACACGCGCACGCCCGAAGGCGACGAGTTGCGGTCGACTGATTTGGATCCGGAGTTCTTCGGCGAGGGCATTACGCTTCACGACGGCACGGTGTGGCAACTGACCTGGCAACACGGCACCGCAATCAAGCGCGACGCCGCAACACTGGAAGAAACCGGCCGGGCGAATTACGCCGGCGAAGGCTGGGGCCTGTGCTCCCGCGCCGACGAGGACGAGCTGATCTTCTCCGACGGCACAGCCGAGCTGCGCCGCATGGACCCGGAAACCTTCGAGGAGCGCGAGCGCTTCACCGTCACCATGGACGGCCAACCGGTGGAGGGCCTCAACGAGCTCGAGTGCGCGGGCGACGAGGTGTACGCCAACGTCTTCACCACCACCAACATCATGCGCATCGACGCCGACTCGGGGAAAGTCACCGCCGTCATCGACGCCTCCGCGCTGGACAACAACGCCGCGCCCGACCCGAACAACGTGCTCAACGGCATCGCACACATCCCCGGCACCGAGGAGTTCTACCTCGCCGGCAAGCGCTGGCCCGACATGTACCGCGTGACGTTTAAGCCTGAGACCGCCGCCAAGTAG
- a CDS encoding DUF3027 domain-containing protein, translating into MSRSNNRSRNPRKRSPLLSTDAVATAREALAEIADGEVGEHIGVTGLGRNVATHRFAADVPGYAGWEWNAVVACADGADWVTVNEVALVPSQGALEAPDWVPYSDRLRPGDLGPGDIMELSPDDDRVTDDSFSREAVTFTGRDTKRYLTTTGLEDAKKRWRTGEFGPNSEFAEKAALSCRSCAFYLPLEQPVGENFGICANEYSADGHVVASSYGCGAHSDTTVGE; encoded by the coding sequence GTGTCACGATCCAACAACCGATCCCGCAACCCCCGAAAGCGCAGCCCCCTGCTGTCCACCGACGCAGTCGCCACTGCACGGGAGGCGCTGGCCGAAATCGCCGACGGGGAAGTCGGCGAGCACATCGGCGTGACGGGGCTCGGCCGCAACGTGGCCACCCACCGTTTCGCCGCCGACGTGCCCGGCTACGCAGGTTGGGAATGGAACGCCGTGGTGGCCTGCGCCGACGGCGCGGACTGGGTCACCGTCAACGAGGTCGCGCTCGTGCCCTCGCAGGGCGCGCTGGAGGCGCCGGACTGGGTGCCGTACTCCGACCGCCTGCGCCCCGGCGACCTGGGCCCGGGCGACATCATGGAGCTTTCGCCTGACGACGACCGCGTCACCGACGACTCCTTTTCCCGCGAGGCCGTCACGTTTACCGGCCGCGACACCAAGCGCTACCTCACCACCACCGGCCTGGAGGACGCGAAGAAGCGCTGGCGCACCGGCGAGTTCGGCCCCAACAGCGAGTTCGCCGAAAAGGCCGCGCTGTCGTGCCGCTCCTGCGCGTTTTATCTTCCGCTGGAGCAGCCGGTGGGCGAGAACTTCGGCATCTGCGCCAACGAGTACTCAGCGGACGGGCACGTGGTGGCCTCCTCCTACGGCTGCGGGGCGCACTCGGACACCACCGTGGGGGAATAA
- a CDS encoding NCS2 family permease: MSTTTGAKLHKDQPQPRGALDTFFHISERGSTVGTEVRAGVVTFFAMAYIVLLNPLIIGTSPDREGVVLGIPQVAAATALAAGVMSILFGVIAKYPFGIATGLGINTLVAVTMVGQQGLTWPEAMGLVVIDGIIIVLLAVSGFRTAVFNAIPDSMKVAMSVGIGMFIATIGLVDAGFVRRIPDAAMTTVPVQLGTGGSISSWPTFVFVIGLFICGFMVARNIRGGLFIGILLTTVIAMVVEALTGAGSSADNPEGWGMAVPGLPDSFGGIPDLSIVGNVDLFGAFVNLGVISASLLVFTLVLANFFDAMGTMTALGRQAGLTDEHAVLPDMKRALVVEGFGAVVGGATSASSNTVFVDSSAGIADGARTGLANVVTGVLFLVAMFFTPLYEIVPIEAAAPVLVVVGALMMMQVGQIEWSEFTIALPAFLTIVTMPLTYSIANGIGVGFISFTLMSLFAGKAKEIHWIMWLISALFVVYFAQGPIMAALS; encoded by the coding sequence GTGAGTACCACCACCGGAGCAAAACTGCATAAGGACCAGCCGCAGCCGCGCGGCGCGCTGGACACCTTCTTCCACATCAGTGAGCGCGGATCCACGGTCGGCACCGAGGTGCGCGCCGGGGTAGTGACGTTCTTCGCGATGGCCTACATCGTGCTGCTCAACCCTCTGATCATCGGCACCAGCCCGGACCGCGAAGGCGTTGTCTTGGGCATCCCGCAGGTCGCCGCCGCAACGGCGCTCGCCGCCGGCGTGATGAGCATCCTGTTCGGCGTGATTGCCAAGTACCCGTTCGGCATCGCCACCGGCCTGGGCATCAACACCCTGGTCGCGGTGACCATGGTGGGGCAGCAGGGCCTGACCTGGCCAGAGGCCATGGGCCTGGTGGTCATCGACGGCATCATCATCGTGCTGCTGGCCGTCTCCGGCTTCCGCACCGCCGTGTTCAACGCCATCCCGGATTCCATGAAGGTGGCCATGAGCGTGGGCATCGGCATGTTCATCGCCACCATCGGGCTTGTGGACGCCGGCTTTGTCCGCCGCATCCCCGACGCCGCCATGACCACCGTGCCGGTGCAGCTGGGCACCGGCGGCTCCATTTCGTCCTGGCCCACGTTCGTGTTCGTCATCGGCCTGTTCATCTGCGGCTTCATGGTCGCGCGCAACATCCGCGGCGGGTTGTTCATCGGTATCTTGCTCACCACCGTCATCGCCATGGTGGTCGAGGCGCTGACTGGCGCCGGCTCCTCCGCGGACAACCCGGAGGGGTGGGGCATGGCGGTGCCGGGCCTGCCGGACAGCTTCGGCGGCATCCCGGACCTGTCCATCGTGGGCAACGTGGACCTGTTCGGCGCGTTTGTGAACCTCGGAGTGATCTCCGCGTCGCTGCTCGTGTTCACCCTCGTGCTGGCCAACTTCTTCGACGCCATGGGCACCATGACCGCACTTGGCCGCCAGGCCGGGCTTACCGACGAACACGCCGTGCTGCCGGACATGAAGCGCGCCCTGGTCGTCGAGGGCTTCGGTGCCGTCGTCGGCGGCGCGACCTCGGCGTCGTCGAATACCGTGTTCGTCGATTCCTCCGCTGGTATCGCGGACGGTGCGCGCACCGGCCTGGCCAACGTTGTTACCGGCGTGCTGTTCCTCGTCGCGATGTTTTTCACCCCGCTCTACGAGATCGTGCCCATCGAGGCCGCAGCCCCCGTGCTCGTGGTCGTCGGTGCGCTGATGATGATGCAGGTCGGCCAGATCGAGTGGTCCGAGTTCACTATCGCCCTGCCGGCGTTTCTGACCATCGTGACCATGCCGCTGACTTACTCCATCGCCAACGGCATTGGCGTCGGCTTCATCTCCTTTACCCTGATGAGCCTGTTCGCCGGCAAGGCGAAGGAGATTCACTGGATCATGTGGCTCATCTCCGCCCTGTTCGTGGTGTACTTCGCGCAGGGCCCGATCATGGCGGCGCTGAGCTAA
- a CDS encoding TrmH family RNA methyltransferase, which produces MLVPIDDPSDPRLDDIRDLKHSDKEKGLVFAEGPLVAGRLVESRFPVRAVFGFGGRLESFMADYGDELESRGVPVYQITRAIMGEVAGYDMHRGLLVSADKPEPLSVAEVLEGARTLVILEGVGDHENIGSIFRNAAGMSVDGVLFGAATADPLYRRAVRVSMGHVLRTPFAHLDGTPTTWQRSLEQLREAGWWLISLTPADDAVELRDAIQGHDKVAFLVGGEGPGLTPHAMRATDVRAKIPMAPGTDSLNVATSAAIAFYERNR; this is translated from the coding sequence ATGCTTGTGCCTATCGACGACCCGTCGGACCCCCGCCTCGACGACATCCGCGACCTGAAACATTCGGACAAGGAAAAAGGGCTGGTCTTCGCTGAGGGTCCGCTCGTGGCCGGCCGGTTGGTGGAATCCCGCTTCCCGGTGCGCGCCGTGTTCGGCTTCGGCGGGCGGCTCGAGTCCTTCATGGCCGATTACGGCGACGAGCTCGAGAGCCGCGGCGTGCCCGTCTACCAGATCACCCGCGCCATCATGGGCGAGGTCGCCGGCTACGACATGCACCGCGGGCTGCTGGTCTCCGCCGACAAGCCGGAGCCGCTTTCCGTCGCGGAGGTGCTCGAGGGCGCGCGCACCCTCGTGATCTTGGAGGGCGTGGGCGACCACGAGAACATCGGGTCCATCTTCCGCAACGCCGCGGGCATGAGCGTCGACGGCGTGCTCTTCGGCGCCGCCACCGCCGACCCGCTGTACCGGCGGGCCGTGCGTGTGTCCATGGGGCACGTCCTGCGCACCCCGTTCGCGCACCTCGACGGCACGCCGACGACGTGGCAGCGCTCGCTGGAGCAGCTGCGCGAGGCCGGCTGGTGGCTCATCTCGCTCACCCCGGCCGACGACGCCGTCGAGCTGAGAGACGCGATCCAGGGCCACGACAAGGTGGCTTTCCTAGTCGGCGGGGAGGGCCCCGGCCTGACCCCGCACGCGATGCGCGCCACCGACGTGCGCGCCAAGATCCCCATGGCGCCGGGCACGGATTCGCTCAACGTGGCCACGTCCGCCGCGATCGCGTTTTACGAAAGGAACCGTTAG
- a CDS encoding DUF6928 family protein gives MSFPAVLTLWFVNTADPAGVLEREPKADRGFGRKLLSQVNPAWPITPIGSFPLNRSSVPGRDEFYIAGFPGVSVMRMLVDDASALSTTTPWHSALPASDVFVIATGTDSDYGGFAHFTGETVVRSFSATRTQVIEDLGLPEPFEAPYWAGERAEAAGGISLPFEPRDLALSAERHWLGVDIGEDGPDINVVGYAVDGRPEPKIEEKKTPAVKSVDAVAAKFAEKSKAYDDYEDAPDQQRGDEFAELADASVAAAKRVGRGLRARAAELWKALSERIRHFDR, from the coding sequence ATGAGTTTCCCAGCGGTTCTTACGCTTTGGTTTGTCAACACCGCCGACCCGGCAGGCGTGCTCGAGCGCGAGCCGAAGGCCGACCGCGGGTTCGGCCGCAAGCTGCTTTCCCAGGTCAACCCGGCATGGCCGATCACACCGATCGGCTCGTTTCCGCTGAACCGCTCCTCGGTGCCGGGCCGCGACGAGTTCTACATCGCGGGCTTCCCTGGGGTCTCGGTGATGCGGATGCTTGTCGACGACGCCTCGGCTCTGTCCACCACAACCCCGTGGCATTCGGCCCTTCCCGCCTCTGACGTGTTTGTCATCGCGACCGGCACGGATAGCGACTACGGCGGGTTCGCGCACTTCACCGGCGAGACTGTGGTGCGCAGCTTCAGCGCTACCCGCACCCAGGTCATCGAGGACCTCGGCCTGCCGGAGCCGTTCGAGGCACCGTACTGGGCGGGCGAGCGCGCCGAGGCAGCCGGCGGCATCTCGCTGCCGTTCGAGCCGCGCGACCTCGCGCTGTCTGCAGAGCGGCACTGGCTCGGCGTGGACATCGGCGAGGACGGCCCCGACATCAACGTCGTCGGCTACGCGGTGGACGGCCGCCCCGAGCCGAAAATCGAGGAAAAGAAAACGCCCGCGGTGAAGTCGGTGGACGCTGTGGCCGCGAAGTTCGCGGAGAAGTCGAAGGCGTACGACGACTACGAGGACGCGCCTGACCAGCAGCGCGGCGACGAGTTCGCCGAGCTTGCCGACGCCTCCGTGGCCGCCGCGAAACGCGTCGGCCGGGGCCTGCGCGCACGCGCGGCGGAGCTGTGGAAGGCGCTTTCGGAGCGCATCCGCCACTTCGACCGCTAA
- the sepH gene encoding septation protein SepH, which yields MRELYFLEDESTETFFVLRDDNGMRYQLARTELEPSPTDGASVTAPSTPDRDTAVTVLDTTADEPETDSADVEEPAAQKPAPAPVERSLPEPDPLYATPLSMRPNEIQARLRAGATATALAEEMGVAESRLDVYAHPVLLERAQVAEAAKQSHPVREDGPAKQTLFEILATAFAARGHSISDAEWDATREQGDSWVVHVTWKAGLTENEALWTFKRSMGSAAQTEARNAMAADLTDPDFAQPVRSLSAVRADVSDDDPTSATGPQAAPEADVTELPVEGNPEVVDTRDDVLEGDFLRHPDEDEQPKKRRRKAVTPHWEDVLLGVRTNTKRPKR from the coding sequence ATGCGCGAGCTGTACTTCTTGGAAGACGAGTCGACGGAGACGTTTTTCGTCCTCCGCGACGACAACGGGATGCGTTACCAGTTGGCGCGGACCGAGCTTGAGCCTTCGCCTACCGACGGCGCTTCCGTCACCGCCCCCTCCACCCCCGACCGCGACACGGCGGTGACCGTGTTGGACACGACCGCCGACGAGCCCGAGACCGACTCCGCCGACGTAGAGGAACCCGCTGCCCAAAAGCCAGCGCCCGCGCCGGTGGAGCGCTCCCTGCCGGAGCCGGACCCGCTCTACGCCACTCCCCTGTCCATGCGCCCGAACGAGATCCAGGCGCGCCTGCGCGCCGGCGCCACCGCCACCGCGCTGGCCGAGGAGATGGGCGTGGCCGAAAGCCGCCTCGATGTGTACGCCCACCCGGTGCTGCTGGAGCGCGCCCAGGTGGCGGAGGCCGCGAAGCAGTCCCACCCGGTGCGCGAGGACGGCCCCGCGAAGCAGACCTTATTCGAGATCCTCGCCACCGCGTTCGCGGCCCGCGGGCACTCGATCAGCGACGCGGAATGGGACGCCACCCGCGAGCAGGGCGACAGCTGGGTCGTCCACGTCACCTGGAAGGCCGGGCTGACGGAGAACGAGGCGCTGTGGACCTTCAAGCGCTCCATGGGCTCCGCCGCCCAGACGGAGGCGCGCAACGCCATGGCCGCGGACCTGACGGACCCGGATTTCGCGCAGCCGGTGCGTTCACTGTCCGCGGTGCGAGCGGACGTAAGTGACGACGACCCCACCAGCGCCACCGGGCCTCAAGCTGCCCCGGAAGCTGATGTCACGGAGTTGCCGGTGGAGGGCAACCCGGAGGTCGTCGATACGCGAGACGATGTGCTCGAGGGCGACTTCCTGCGCCACCCGGACGAGGACGAACAGCCGAAGAAGCGCCGCCGCAAGGCTGTCACCCCGCACTGGGAGGACGTGTTGCTGGGGGTTCGCACGAACACCAAGCGCCCGAAGCGTTGA
- a CDS encoding citrate synthase — MATENKDKAVLHYPGGEYEMDIMHATEGNDGVVLGKLLGETGLVTFDPGYVSTGSTESKITYIDGEAGILRYRGYDIADLAENATFNEVSYLLINGELPTTDELENFNSELRHHTLLDEDFKAAFNIFPRNAHPMAVLASSVNILSAYYQDQLDPLDEEQLDKATVRLMAKVPMLAAYAYRASRGKPYMYPDNSLNPRENFMRMMFGYPTEDYHVDPVLTKALDKLLILHADHEQNCSTSTVRMIASAQANMFVSIAGGINALAGPLHGGANQAVLEMLEDIKNNHDGDATDFMNRVKNKEKGVRLMGFGHRVYKNYDPRAAIVKDTAHEVLEHLGGDELLDLAMKLEEIALKDEYFIERKLYPNVDFYTGLIYRAMGFPTDFFTVLFAIGRLPGWIAQYREQLEMNTKINRPRQIYTGYQQRDFVPRDQR, encoded by the coding sequence GTGGCTACTGAGAACAAGGATAAGGCCGTACTCCACTACCCGGGCGGCGAGTACGAGATGGACATCATGCACGCCACCGAAGGCAATGACGGTGTCGTGCTGGGCAAGCTTCTCGGCGAAACCGGCCTGGTCACCTTCGACCCTGGCTACGTTTCTACCGGCTCCACCGAGTCCAAGATCACCTACATCGACGGCGAAGCAGGCATCCTGCGCTACCGCGGCTACGACATCGCGGACCTCGCAGAAAACGCCACCTTCAACGAGGTGTCCTACCTGCTGATCAACGGTGAGCTGCCCACCACCGACGAGCTGGAGAACTTCAACTCCGAGCTGCGCCACCACACCCTGCTGGACGAGGACTTCAAGGCCGCGTTCAACATCTTCCCGCGCAACGCCCACCCGATGGCCGTGCTCGCCTCCTCGGTGAACATTCTCTCCGCCTACTACCAGGACCAGCTCGACCCGCTGGACGAGGAGCAGCTGGACAAGGCAACCGTGCGCCTGATGGCCAAGGTGCCGATGCTCGCCGCGTACGCCTACCGCGCATCCCGCGGCAAGCCGTACATGTACCCGGACAACTCCCTGAACCCGCGCGAGAACTTCATGCGCATGATGTTCGGGTACCCGACCGAGGACTACCACGTCGATCCGGTGCTGACCAAGGCCCTGGACAAGCTGCTCATCCTGCACGCGGACCACGAGCAGAACTGCTCCACCTCCACCGTGCGCATGATCGCCTCCGCCCAGGCCAACATGTTCGTCTCCATCGCAGGCGGCATCAACGCACTGGCAGGCCCGCTGCACGGCGGCGCAAACCAGGCCGTGCTGGAGATGCTCGAGGACATCAAGAACAACCACGACGGCGACGCCACCGACTTCATGAACCGCGTGAAGAACAAGGAAAAGGGCGTGCGCCTGATGGGCTTCGGCCACCGCGTGTACAAGAACTACGACCCGCGCGCCGCGATCGTCAAGGACACCGCACATGAGGTGCTCGAGCACCTCGGCGGCGACGAGCTGCTGGACCTGGCCATGAAGCTCGAGGAGATCGCGCTGAAGGACGAGTACTTCATCGAGCGCAAGCTCTACCCGAACGTGGACTTCTACACCGGCCTGATCTACCGCGCCATGGGCTTCCCGACGGACTTCTTCACCGTCCTGTTCGCCATCGGCCGCCTGCCGGGCTGGATCGCCCAGTACCGCGAGCAGCTCGAGATGAACACGAAGATCAACCGCCCGCGCCAGATCTACACCGGCTACCAGCAGCGCGACTTCGTGCCGCGCGACCAGCGCTAG